The Helianthus annuus cultivar XRQ/B chromosome 15, HanXRQr2.0-SUNRISE, whole genome shotgun sequence genomic sequence ATGGTGGTAAGGTGCCCGTTCCATGTTGCAAAGGTGTTAAGGGACTTAATGCCGCCGCGAAAACAACCGCTGAAAAGAAGACCGCCTGTAGTTGCATGAAGAAGGCTTATAAACGTTTATCTGGTATTAAAGAAGACAACGCTGTTGCCCTTCCGAAAAAGTGTGGTGTAAGCATCCCTTACAAGATCAGCCCCCACACTGACTGCAACAAGTAtgtcaaattttttttacacTATTGTGCATTTTTAAGCTTAAACACATAACAATAATAACTTGTTAATATTTGGATATACATTTGTGATTTGTTCTTAACTTTTTTAATTTCACTGTTGTCTTTTTGAGGATTCATATTATCCggtttaaatattttatttattttaaaaagggaTCAATAAAAGACTTGAAAGTTAACTAAGGGGCAGTTTTGCAACTTTTGAATGATTAACGGTTGAATCAGTAAGAGGACTGAACCAGTAAGTGCTAAACCATTAAGAgatctgaactattaagagccaatataatgcttaaccgtttagaCAGATGTCTGACGAATTC encodes the following:
- the LOC110909860 gene encoding non-specific lipid-transfer protein 1; this translates as MMMKVLCIMIICMVVVAPHAATLTCGDVNSKLIPCLNYLKHGGKVPVPCCKGVKGLNAAAKTTAEKKTACSCMKKAYKRLSGIKEDNAVALPKKCGVSIPYKISPHTDCNKIK